The Terriglobus roseus region TTTTCGCAACGCCTTCCTGAAACGCTGCCGACGTGCGTTCTACGTCAATCACTTTCTTCCCATCCAGCCAATGTTCGATATGGTTTCCGCGCACGCGAATACGAGACGTATGCCACATCCCCACTGACGTATCACCCTTGTTTGGTGCCACAACGTCATAGATAGCCGCAGTCTTCTTCGTCGGGTCAAGAGGCTTGCCCATGTAGATGTAGTGCGCGTCGTCAATGATCTGGTACTCGTATCCAGGTTGCGATCCCTGCGGTTTAGGCTGACGCTCTTCCACGAAATACTTCACACCACTGTTGCCGCCCGCTCCAAGCTTCCAGTCAAAGACCATTTCGAAGTTCGAGTAGGTCTTCCGCGTAACAATATCGCCACCATCGCCCGCCTCCATACCCGCCGAG contains the following coding sequences:
- a CDS encoding 3-keto-disaccharide hydrolase, producing the protein MMFRRALWAMLMLATSTVMMAQAANTLTDAEKKDGWTLLFDGKQLSQWRGAYMDALPSHGWAIHDGELRGEFSAGMEAGDGGDIVTRKTYSNFEMVFDWKLGAGGNSGVKYFVEERQPKPQGSQPGYEYQIIDDAHYIYMGKPLDPTKKTAAIYDVVAPNKGDTSVGMWHTSRIRVRGNHIEHWLDGKKVIDVERTSAAFQEGVAKSKFHAYPNFAAIHSGHILLQDHGHNVAFRNLKLKQLP